Below is a window of Candidozyma auris chromosome 3, complete sequence DNA.
CTGGCTCTGGATGCGCAGGAGAACTGTGTCCATGAGTTGATGCTTGtatggaagaagctctgGGGCCATTCTCTCGTTGATCATCGCCTGTacaagctcctcctctAGTGTATGCTCCTCGGTTTTCAGTTGCGGGCGAACTGAAGACTCAAAGTCTTTTAAAATATCGTCGACCTCCATGGGcgaggtttttttttttttctctttggttCTAGAGTCAAGGTATGTAGTGAGCACCGGGTTGAGGTTGATATCAACGCGCCCTACAGGATCTCGAATTTGGAGTAGTAAACACGCTTTTATCATTTGAACAAGTCAGGTCCATTGACATTGTCATACACTCTTTACATTTCGCGTTGGCTCTCGATGAACATAGATAGGCAGGCGTTGTTAGAGCAAAAGCGCCAGaggcttcttgagctcaaacAAAGACGACTacagaaagagaaggaagatgCAGAAAGAGCAGATGCAGAGAGGTCGAAAAGCCCGAATATTAGTGATTTAGGACAACAAGAGATAGCGAAACCTCAAAAATTAGAGGTGAAAAGAGTCGATGTATCTGTGCAAGTGGGGGAATCGACACTGAAGCCGAGTTTGCAATATACAGCAGAGCAGAGCCTGGTGCTTCGCTTCGATAAAGTGATTCAGGTGGAGTTTGATGAGGTTCAAAGCATGGAAGATAGAGAGGAGGCCAGGAGAGAGTCAGATGAATTTGCGGAGCCAATTGTACCCCATTCGCCGGAACCTCTGAAAGCAGAGGTCGTGAATGAAGCCTTGGCGAGTCAGTTGGAAGAAAAGCTTCGATTTCCCTTTTCAAAACTACGACTTGGAAtcagagaagagaaagagattcGATCTGTGGGTGACTCGCCGTTTGTTGTCGAGCAACAGCTCGGGGGCTTTCTTGACAGACCAATAGTGAGTGTCAAGACGACCCCTCAGTTCCCTGAGCTTATATTGGTGGCTTACGGCGCATCAGACACGAAGCTGCCTGACTTGACGGATTCAAAGGGCCTAGCAATAATATTCAATACCTCCACTGAGTCAATATTCCCTGAGTTCTTTTTACATTGCACTAGCCCAATCGCTGCCATAGCATTCGACAAAACCGATGCTTTTAGAATCATATGTGGCATGGAAAATGGGAGACTAGCACTTTGGGACCTCACAAATGTGAAGCCCAATCAGCTTGCGGTGCTTCCTACACTTCAGTCTTCCACTTTAGCATCACTTCACAGCcaaggcaaaaagaagtTCACGCATCATACTATGCCCATTGTTCTGATCAAGCAACCCGAAGTTAACAGCGCAAGTCCATCTGTGGTCTCAATCTCTGCAGAGGGCGTAATCAATGTTTGGTCGTTGAGCATCCTAGCGCGTCCCAAGCTTGATTCTCGTGTTGTTAAGAAACAGGCAGAGTCCGAGAGGCTAAGTCTTAAAGATTCCGTTTACGTCACTTCAGTTTTAATCTCTTCGCATTACATGCTCCAGAATACAACTTCCTACCACGCACCGGAGTATAAGTTTTTAAACAATACTTATTTGGGTTGCGATAATGGTGAAATACTAAAGCTAAAAAATGATAAAGACAAAAGCGTAATCGACAGCATATTTTCAACAGAATCGAAAGGTAAAGTTACTTCTTTGGTGGAATTTTCATGGAAGCGAAATCTGAGGGCAGCATTTGCTGTGGTATCTTCCCACATGGATTGGTCAATAAAAATTTGGCAGCTTTCTTCCTCAGAGCCTGTTCTACAGATTCCCACTACGGCATTGATATCAAAACTAATTTCTCGTCCGGGACATTGTATGCAAATGGTGGCATTGAATCAATTAAGTCCTCCTGAAGAAAGGACATCCCTTGATTTTTGGGACTTGAATGTCAGATGTTTCTCTCCAACATGTTCAATCCCATTGCCGGATGACTTTGGCGATGCAACACTGGTCGAATTCAACTCCGAGGGCGACAAACTTTTTGTCAGCTCTAGATCCGGTCGGGTTGTTATTTGGAATGTCGACAAGCATCAGCTAGATGTTGTCTCGAATGAAAGAATTAATCGTGACATAGATGGTGGAATAATGCATTATTTGAAATCAACAGATTTCAATATATAATATTACAAAAATTTGGCAgcaagatcatcaagaggTCTTATAGTGATTGGTCCTCCAATGTCAGTTGCTTCGGACTGTTTCTGGTCTAGAGAAATGCAATTATGTGttgcaagaacaagtgTCTCAAAGAAGCATTTCGTAGCTTCTCTGCGTCTGCTAACTTCGATGCTAGTATCCGACTTGTTAACCAAACCCAAGGGAACATCGTCGGAGTCTTCAATGACTAGGTCTTTATTGATAAGATCGTCCAATGAGGCAGTTGGTTCGTCTAGAAAAACGTTTCTGAGATGCGACGCGACTTGTGTAGTAGTCTTGACATTGCTCAAGctgccatcttcaacggTCTCTTCCAGAGATGGCAGAGAGTCATCTGCTTCGAGACTTGGCATAGATAAGTCAAAGTCTAGATCATAGTCATACTCTTCGCGTTCCTGTGCAACCTTCTGTTCTTCGGCTGAAAGCTCGTCGGCACGGCGTCTTAGTTCATTGTCAAGATTCCAAATCTTTCTGCGCTTCGTCACACTAGGCTGAGCAAGCTCCTTAATAAGCTCGAGTTTCTGTGCTTTGGATAGATTGAGTGTCAAGTGTTCGTTCGTGAACCCTCCATACgtttgaagatgttgaatACTACGCAACACCTCTATCGGGAGCCCTCTTTCGAGTTCTTGGGGAGAGTCAACGatcaattttcttttggtagTTCTCACAATCCCATCCTCACTGACGCCAACGAGCCTGCGTCTTTGTCTGCTTTCGGGTTCTGTGGTGGAGGTTTGTGCCTGTAGTTCTGATACTGTCTCTAACGGTTCACccaaatcaaaatcaagcgGCTGATCCTGGGCCTGTGCTGATTTGGGCGCAATGTCTAGTAATGACTGCTCTCTGTCAGCCATGGGCAACTGTGcatctcttccttgttCTATCGAAGTATCTAAGTCCATGTCTAGGTCAAAATCCAAGTCTTGGTCAAAGCTTTGGTCAATTAGTCCACGACCCACCTCAATCGACCTATCAAtgtcaagctcttcatccGGTGAAGCTGACTTGTCGCCCATTTGCTGAAGTAGTCTCTCAACAGGTTTTTCGGCTTCGTGATCGTCTAAGTCTAAATCGTCCTGGTACAAAAGGTTCAAGTCGGTCACCTGATCATGCAACAACACTCTGTTGATATTTGAGAGGGTTGTCTGCTGAGGAGGCAAGTTCACAGACGCGGCACTGGTGCCCAAGGTTGCTCCTGAGGCAAACTTAAATGAGTTTCTCAATTTATGCAACACTTCGTTCACATCGTCCAATAGGTACTTTGTCTTGCGGGAATAGATACGAACAATTCCCAAAAGTAAGTGCCCGGAAAGTCTCAAAGTAATGGGCTGTGCACTGTCTGTTCTGGAAGCTGAAGGCTGGATAGGATGCCTTGAGATGAACTCAGAGGAAGTCACAAGGTTTGTCTTAAGCAATTGTTGTTTTGAGAGTTTTTTGTCGTAATTTGACGCCAACCAAACTTGAGCCAACGGCCCCTGGCGAGTAAGCAAGTCTGTTTGCATTagttggaagaagagacttggaggaagaagcGATGTTTTGATGGAGGAAACGCGTATACAATTGCAGGTGAAGTCACGTGGACGAGGTAGGAGGGAAGTAGGAAGTAGCCCAAGAATGGGAACGTTTTGTCAATATTTGAAGATTGCTGACCAATTGACCTTGTCAACTAGCATATCAGTATGTATGGATTTATTTGTAGGTCATTTTGCTGAGTCAGATTTGGAATTTTTGTGTACAATAGACTCTGTTACCTctcgcagccattcttgGAGGAGCTTTTTACGTCCAAAAAATCATCTCCACCAAGATGCCCAGACGCCACTCTGTGCCACACTGACCGCAACCTTCGTCTCTCTTTAACAGAATAATGGAAGCAGCAAATATTTTTATTCCTCTGTCCCTCTTGTGAAGTGTCATTGGTTGGCTTGTGATGAATCTCgctggctgcgaaatggctgcaaaagaaaacGCACTCAACTTTCTTAAGCGAGC
It encodes the following:
- the MCD1 gene encoding kleisin alpha, which encodes MQTDLLTRQGPLAQVWLASNYDKKLSKQQLLKTNLVTSSEFISRHPIQPSASRTDSAQPITLRLSGHLLLGIVRIYSRKTKYLLDDVNEVLHKLRNSFKFASGATLGTSAASVNLPPQQTTLSNINRVLLHDQVTDLNLLYQDDLDLDDHEAEKPVERLLQQMGDKSASPDEELDIDRSIEVGRGLIDQSFDQDLDFDLDMDLDTSIEQGRDAQLPMADREQSLLDIAPKSAQAQDQPLDFDLGEPLETVSELQAQTSTTEPESRQRRRLVGVSEDGIVRTTKRKLIVDSPQELERGLPIEVLRSIQHLQTYGGFTNEHLTLNLSKAQKLELIKELAQPSVTKRRKIWNLDNELRRRADELSAEEQKVAQEREEYDYDLDFDLSMPSLEADDSSPSSEETVEDGSLSNVKTTTQVASHLRNVFLDEPTASLDDLINKDLVIEDSDDVPLGLVNKSDTSIEVSRRREATKCFFETLVLATHNCISLDQKQSEATDIGGPITIRPLDDLAAKFL